In Myxosarcina sp. GI1, the DNA window AAACCTCCGAATAAAGAGCCTGAAATAATTCCCGAAATCCAGATAATGCCAATCCATAAAAAAGGAGTAAAATCAAAAGCAGGTGTTGTATTACAAATAATTGCTCCAGACAAATACCCAATAATTAAACCAGTTGTTCCTCCAACTAAACCACTAATAAATGACAAATAAAATATTTTAATAGATGATTCTAAATTATATTCATATATTAGACTTAATATTGCTAAAACAAATCCTGTTATGCCTGTTAAAAATATTGATGTTGCTATAACAATTACTATAATTTTTATCATCTTTTATACTTTTTAAAGTACTTGCTGGTTTAGCATAGGGTAGAAATAAAATTTTTTAGTCTGCAAAATACTACAGATAAATTAAAGTACTATTTGTCATACAAGCCATATTTACTTAACTATCAACCATGAACCAAGAACAATACAAACAAAAAATGCAGCGACGCAAGGAAGTTCAAGAACAGCGTCTGGCAGCAAAAAACCAAGAAAAAGGTTTGATTATTGTCAACACTGGTAATGGTAAGGGTAAGACTACGGCTGCTTTAGGAATGGTAATGCGATCGCTCGGACATGGCTATAAGGTGGCGATAATTCAGTTTATCAAAGGTGCTTGGGAACCAGCAGAAAAAGCAGTGTTAGCTAAATGGGAAGGGCAATTAGACTTTCACGCGATGGGAGAAGGGTTTACTTGGGAAACTCAAGATAAGGAAAGAGATACCCAAAAAGCGATCGCCGCTTGGGAACGAGGACTAGAATATATCATCAACCCCGAATATAAGTTGGTTTTGTTAGATGAAGTTAATGTCGCTCTCAAGCTAGGATATCTGGAAGTAGAACGAGTTATTGAAGGTTTAGCGAAGAAACCAGAAGATTCTCATGTAATTTTGACAGGCAGAGGCGCGCCTACCGAATTAATCGAGAAAGCAGATTTAGTAACTGAAATGACTTTAATCAAACACCCCTTTCGCGAGCAGGGAGTTAAAGCACAACCAGGAATCGAATTTTAAGCGCTCGCGCTTTTATCTATTGCCTCTCTTGGTGCGCGTTCCCTTGCGCCGTAAAACGACGCGGGGTCGCACCGCTATTCTCTAAAACAAATGTTGTCTATGCGATCGGTAACTATTGTAAGTTTTATGATTGAATAGAGATTTAACTTTATATTTTAAAGACTACAGACTCTATGTGTCCTGAAAGAACTTTACCTAAATTTGACTCTAGCAGCGTCAACCTTACCAAAGAAGAAGCTTTGGTGCTTTACGAAGACATGGTTTTAGGACGTTTGTTTGAAGACAAGTGTGCTGAAATGTACTATCGAGGCAAAATGTTTGGCTTCGTTCACCTCTACAACGGACAAGAAGCAGTTTCCTCTGGAATAGTCAAAGCGTTACGTCCTCAAGGAGATTATGTTTGTAGCACCTATCGCGACCACGTTCACGCTCTTAGTGCTGGAGTTCCTGCTAAAGAAGTAATGGCGGAATTGTTTGGTAAAGAAACGGGCTGCAGTAAGGGACGAGGCGGTTCGATGCACATGTTCTCTGCCGAACACGGGCTTTTAGGTGGTTATGCCTTTGTAGCCGAGGGCATTCCCGTGGCAACTGGTGCGGCATTTCAGAGTAAGTATCGCCGAGAAGCAATGCAAGATGAAAATTCCGACTCGGTAACGGTTTGCTTTTTTGGTGACGGGGCGAGTAATAACGGTCAGTTTTTTGAATGTTTGAATATGGCGGCTCTTTGGAAACTGCCAATTATTTATGTAGTAGAAAATAATAAATGGGCGATTGGCATGTCTCACTATCGCGCCACTTCACAGCCAGAAATTTACAAAAAAGCTAGCGTGTTCGATATGCCTGGTTACGAAGTAGACGGTATGGATATTTTAGCCGTCAACACTTTAGCCAAAGAAGCCGTTGCTAGAGCGAGAGCGGGAGAGGGACCGACTTTGATCGAAGCTCTAACCTATCGCTTTAGAGGTCATTCCCTAGCCGATCCCGATGAGTTGCGATCGCCCGAAGAAAAAGAATTTTGGGCAAAACGAGATCCGATTAAGAAATTTGCCGCATATATAACCGAGCGAAACTTAGCTAGTTCGGAACAATTAAAAGAAATAGACAGTCGAATTACTTCTCAGATAGATGAAGCGGTTAAATTTGCTGAAAGCAGCCCCGAACCGAATCCCGAAGATCTACGGCGTTATGTTTTTGCCGAGGACTAATTTATGGTTTGACAAGTAGCGAGTAGCGAGTTTTTCTTAATGCAGTAAAATTAGCTAAACATTTGCTATTCGCTACTTACTGTTTTGGTCTAGTCTTGGCGGTTTTGCCGTTCGATAGTATCAATAGCCGCATTAATGGCTGCCAATCGGGTCTCTAAATCATCGCGCATAGATTTAAGAAACTTAAGTTTGCGTTGACGGCGTTTTTCGGGGAAGTTAGATTCATAATCATAGCAAGAGTAATCTTTGAACCAGGGAAAAAACATTTTTATCTCCAGATGAAAATATAATCAAGAACATCAATTGGGTTGACCAGCGTATTGCTATACTTTTACTTTAAAATAATTTTCTCGTTCGGTTCTTTTTTACTGTTCGGCGATCGCTTTATAAATAACAATAATTACAATGGTTTTACTCTAAATGTCCTAACGAAATTCATCGGGCAATCGATCTTAAGAAATAATCCCGACAGTTAGTATTAAAAATGCAGAGTTATACATATTGTAGTATGAGTTATACTAAAATACCTTTTGTCTACCGAGCTGATATTAACAGCGAGATTTCGTTAGATAATAAATTTAGCTATTAAGATTTGATTGTCTATATGTCACAAACAGTTTGGATTGCCAGACACGGAAATCGTATTGATTTTGTCAACCCAGAATGGTTCGATACTGCTGAAAGACGTTACGATCCCCATCTTTCTGAGGATGGTTTTATACAGGCAAAAGAACTAGCACAAAGACTAAAACAAGAAAAAATCGAACATATTTTTACTTCACCATTTTTACGTACCATTCAAACTGCTAATGAGGTAGCACAAGTATTAGACTTGCCAATCAAAATTGAGGCGGGTTTGAGTGAATGGCACAATTCTGAATGGATGAATGAAGTTCCCGAAACTCATCCTAAAGAACTGTTAAAAGCAGAATTTCCTCGCCTTGACTGGAGTTATCAATCGCTGCTCACTCCCCAATATCCAGAAACAGAAGCCGAGGTAAATCAACGCACTGCTGAAACTGCTAAAAGGCTAGTAGCAAAATATTCTGAAAATTTGCTAATAGTGGGACATGGTGCTTCGGTATGGGGTGCTACTAAGGGTTTAATTCCAGAATATCCAGTCTTTGAAGTCTCTTTATGCTGTTTGGTCAAAATAGTTCGTAACGGTGATAAGTGGCAGCTAGAACTATGTGGCGACACTTCCCATTTGAGTCAAACAGAAACTACAGTGCGCTTAAATTAAACCGCATCTAATTTGAAATTAAGAGTTTTTTGAGTTGTCTGTTCGAGGCAAGAGGCACACAAATGTCGTGTGCCGATTCGCATTCGCGGGCGGCATAAACTGTCAAGGCAATAAATTACATCACAAAAGTAGAACTATAGTTTTCTATGCAGACGAAATATAGTACGCAAATTTAGCTCTAATATCTATGTTTCATAACAAAAATACAGTTTCAGTATTTCAGTTGTAATTATTTGATTTTAATGGTAATCTTTTAACAAATATAAAATATATATAAAAAATCTAAAAATACTTACTTTATTACGATACTAAAAAAAGTTATAGATAATAAATAACTTAAAGTTGCAAATAATAAATAACTTAATAGCAGTAACTTACCTTAAGTAATGTAGCTAGCCTAGTCAATGGAAAATGTAGTTATCAAACCCCTTGGTCGAGTTTTAGAACTAGCTGGATTGATTTCAGATTTTCAAATTCGTCAAGCCTTAGAAATTCAAGCACAAGGCGCTGAAGTTAAGTTTGGAACTATTTTGGTATCATACGGCATACTCAAGCAACAAACCGTAGATTTTTTTGCCGATGAGCTACCTAAGTTATTACAGCAACCTAAAACACAACCTTTAGGTTATTACCTTCAAGAAGCTGCTCTAATTGAATCTTGGCAAATAAAAAGCCTACTCGAAGAACAAAAGCAAACTGGAATGCTTTTAGGAGAGTTAATAGTAAAAAAAGGATGGTTGAGCCAAAAAACTCTTGATTTTTTTCTGCAATATTTAACTAAAATTGAACAACACAAACAACTATTGCTGCCTTCATATCGAGGAATAATTAAATCGCTACATTTAGAAAATAAAGCTGCTTCTCCCTATTCGTTACTTAGAGAAGTTTCTGACTGGACGGGCGGACATCCTTTATTAACGCAACAGCTATGTAAAATCATTTCCGATTCTAACTCTTTTATTCCTGATGGAATGGAAGCTATTTCGGTTAGAAAGCTGGTAAAAGTTAGAGTCATTCGTAACTGGGAAACTCAGGTTTTCGGTGAGTATTTAAAACCGATTCAAGAGCATTTGTTAAATAATACAGTTTGTCTTCCTCGAACCTTACTAAATTTATATTTACAAATTTTGCAGCATGGAGAACTAACCGTGCCTTCAAGTTTAGCCACACAAGAATTAATTAAGTCAGGCTTAGTAATAGAACGTAAAAATAAGTTACAAGTGTCCAATCGAATTTATCAGTCTATTTTCAATCGAGATTGGGTTGAAAAGCAACTAATAGCTATAGAAGAAAAACCATACAAGCTAAATAAAGCTAGAAGAAACAGGTTAAACTACAAAATTTTGGCAGCAAATAAAATTGAAAATGAACCCCTCACCAAAATAGCGGCATTAACTATTTTATCGGCAATTTCACTCATTTCACCTTTGATAATTATTATCAATAATTCGCAGCAGCGACTCGCGAAAGTAGATAATAGTATTCCGCTTCAGACTTTATCAGCCTTTTGTACCGAGCCAATTCCTGCTGACTTCAGCGACAGAGAAGTTTGGCGTAATGAATTAGCGCGAGAAAAACAGAGTTTGTCCAGGCAGTTTCCCGATAGTTGCCAGAACAACCTCGACAAACTAAACGTTTTAACTGCCATACAGTTAGGCAAAGACAACCGCGTACTCGACGGAGTTAACAATCTCTGCCAAGTTAGTGAGACTTCTAGAAGTTACCCTCAAGCTCAATTTTGGCTGAATCGTTGGTACAATTCCGCTCAGTGGGGCAATCATACTAAAACTTATTTGCGATCGCTCGGCAATTGTCCAGTAGCAAAAAATCTTTCAAGAGAATAATTTAAATTCGGTAGTTAGTCTAACTATAAAAAGTACCGTCACTACCTCTAATTTCTTCTTCTACCGACACTCTCAAAGCTTCTTTGGCAATTTTTAAATATTTAATTAACCATCCCAAAGGAGATTGAGGATTCAGTCTTTCAGATTTATAAATGTTTCTATATACGTGCGATCGCGCTATTTTGTAGCGATTTTCTGCTGGCGATCGCTTGAGACGTTCGTTGCTAAGTTCAATTAGATAGAGAATAATACCAATTCCCAGCCAAAATATTAAAGAAAGAATTATTGTTACGGTTAGAACCGAGAGAGAACCAATTAATTGAGCTAAAATTTGCTCGACTCGATCTACCTCCCATTCGATATAAGGTGGCAACCTATTGACAAATAAGCCTGCTGCTAGCGTGCCCCAAATGCCACAACCAAGATGAACGGGAATAGCTCCAACAGGATCGTCAATTCGATAAAATTCTATCAAAGCTTCGAGCAGGATGATACAAAAACCACTAACAGCACCAATAAACATCGCAATGCCCAAAGATACATAAGCA includes these proteins:
- the cobO gene encoding cob(I)yrinic acid a,c-diamide adenosyltransferase, with the protein product MNQEQYKQKMQRRKEVQEQRLAAKNQEKGLIIVNTGNGKGKTTAALGMVMRSLGHGYKVAIIQFIKGAWEPAEKAVLAKWEGQLDFHAMGEGFTWETQDKERDTQKAIAAWERGLEYIINPEYKLVLLDEVNVALKLGYLEVERVIEGLAKKPEDSHVILTGRGAPTELIEKADLVTEMTLIKHPFREQGVKAQPGIEF
- the pdhA gene encoding pyruvate dehydrogenase (acetyl-transferring) E1 component subunit alpha, producing the protein MCPERTLPKFDSSSVNLTKEEALVLYEDMVLGRLFEDKCAEMYYRGKMFGFVHLYNGQEAVSSGIVKALRPQGDYVCSTYRDHVHALSAGVPAKEVMAELFGKETGCSKGRGGSMHMFSAEHGLLGGYAFVAEGIPVATGAAFQSKYRREAMQDENSDSVTVCFFGDGASNNGQFFECLNMAALWKLPIIYVVENNKWAIGMSHYRATSQPEIYKKASVFDMPGYEVDGMDILAVNTLAKEAVARARAGEGPTLIEALTYRFRGHSLADPDELRSPEEKEFWAKRDPIKKFAAYITERNLASSEQLKEIDSRITSQIDEAVKFAESSPEPNPEDLRRYVFAED
- a CDS encoding histidine phosphatase family protein; the encoded protein is MSQTVWIARHGNRIDFVNPEWFDTAERRYDPHLSEDGFIQAKELAQRLKQEKIEHIFTSPFLRTIQTANEVAQVLDLPIKIEAGLSEWHNSEWMNEVPETHPKELLKAEFPRLDWSYQSLLTPQYPETEAEVNQRTAETAKRLVAKYSENLLIVGHGASVWGATKGLIPEYPVFEVSLCCLVKIVRNGDKWQLELCGDTSHLSQTETTVRLN